The following coding sequences lie in one Apium graveolens cultivar Ventura chromosome 3, ASM990537v1, whole genome shotgun sequence genomic window:
- the LOC141712647 gene encoding protein EFFECTOR OF TRANSCRIPTION 2-like: protein MGVSPRLKREDYIRTKHDSAFSDWKILIGPSDWEDHLQNKDGAEKYRTRNLPNCSSCPGLYELGIAVSRPRTGREFGKLKSNYIVPVYVGQANNVRTRLQRYGREGAHLEKGFPYTELNDSQELQLFTEIFSRGYPIVYRWAPMKSKKDAEETEARLLETFDYAWNKGSNGARRPNDIYHKLDRSTSDTIWAHPIIRRLQSFRQKEVGLRIITHEEEPDTYNEQANKNILSKIFKFGRSRPILVADRFNVDKDGSNMCGVALGQGYVCTKPPVDGRKRCSEHKGMKVNSSNRLAKMNSQLKGAEKDPVYVSDSSTQKLQQGICAADEKMSLTCGLVMPDGSLCAMEPVRGRKRCEEHKARRTGKTFFKLVKEEKTHNVESPSLELGTLGDDGGTMIYKTVKLQSSSSSERCIVSTHEASALEESSTCGAKTLKGSFCKRNPGKNSKRCWQHHGKSVDNSGELVDCKSP from the exons ATGGGAGTCTCCCCCAGATTGAAGAGAGAGGATTATATCCGCACCAAACATGATTCTGCTTTCTCTGATTGGAAg ATTCTAATTGGGCCATCTGATTGGGAAGATCATTTACAAAATAAAGACGGAGCAGAAAAATATAGGACTCGTAATCTCCCAAATTGCTCTTCTTGTCCAGGACTTTATGAGCTTGGGATAGCCGTATCACGACCACGGACAGGGCGTGAATTTGGAAAGCTAAAGAGCAACTATATAGTTCCTGTCTACGTGGGACAAGCTAACAATGTTAGAACTAGACTACAACGTTATGGCCGTGAAGGTGCTCACCTGGAAAAGGGATTTCCATATACTGAGCTGAATGACAGCCAAGAGCTTcaattatttactgaaatattcTCAAGGGGATATCCAATAGTCTATAGATGGGCACCT ATGAAAAGTAAAAAGGATGCTGAGGAAACAGAAGCCCGGCTTCTTGAAACATTCGATTATGCGTGGAACAAAGGTAGTAATGGTGCTCGTCGTCCAAATGATATATACCATAAACTTGATCGTAGTACATCAGACACTATTTGGGCTCATCCTATTATTAGGAGGCTACAAAGTTTCCGACAGAAGGAAGTTGGTCTCAGGATCATTACTCATGAAGAAGAACCAGACACCTACAATGAGCAAGCCaacaaaaatattttatcaaaaatattcAAATTTGGCCGATCACGACCTATATTAGTTGCAGATAGGTTCAATGTGGACAAGGATGGTAGTAACATGTGTGGCGTGGCATTAGGTCAAGGATATGTTTGTACAAAGCCTCCAGTTGATGGTAGAAAGAGATGTAGTGAACACAAAGGAATGAAAGTTAACAGCTCCAaccgcttggccaagatgaactcCCAACTGAAGGGTGCAGAAAAAGATCCTGTTTACGTTAGTGACTCAAGTACTCAAAAACTTCAACAGGGAATTTGCGCAGCTGATGAGAAGATGTCTTTGACCTGTGGACTAGTGATGCCCGATGGCTCTCTTTGCGCAATGGAACCTGTACGTGGGAGAAAAAGGTGCGAAGAACATAAAGCAAGGAGGACCGGAAAAACCTTTTTTAAACTAGTTAAAGAAGAGAAAACCCATAATGTAGAAAGTCCAAGTTTGGAGCTGGGAACTCTTGGTGATGATGGTGGGACGATGATTTATAAAACTGTCAAACTTCAGTCCTCGAGTAGCTCGGAGAGGTGTATTGTCAGTACTCATGAAGCATCTGCTTTAGAAGAATCGTCTACCTGTGGGGCAAAGACACTAAAGGGTTCCTTTTGCAAGAGGAATCCGGGGAAAAATAGTAAAAGATGTTGGCAACATCATGGAAAGAGTGTTGATAATAGCGGAGAACTTGTTGACTGCAAATCGCCATAG